Proteins found in one Armatimonadota bacterium genomic segment:
- a CDS encoding ABC transporter substrate-binding protein: protein MNIVRVWAMVLALLGGLGSTTSAAPPGGTVVLYTSLPQEIATNFARAFMAKVPQVKLEVLRSGSTELERRIFAEMETGGIRADVLWLADAPVFITLREKGQLLPYRSPEARMIPAAWKDPQGFFTAGRLINMIIAANTTLIPERVAPKRWADFPRYGKTAAMPNPFFSGSVFVVVATFVKEYGWDWFERARREGVQVLRGNSEVARALAAREFGVGMTLDFIAYGMIRDGAPLAIIWPEEGAVSVPSPLAITRSAKNPEGAKQFIDFVLSRDGQRALVELGIIPVRADVEPPRGLPRAAEIKTLPVPFEWAAANAAEIRKKFEEIMLK, encoded by the coding sequence ATGAACATCGTCAGAGTCTGGGCCATGGTGCTGGCACTGCTGGGCGGGTTGGGATCGACCACCTCGGCCGCCCCCCCGGGGGGCACGGTGGTGCTGTACACCTCGCTGCCGCAGGAAATCGCCACGAATTTCGCCAGGGCCTTCATGGCCAAGGTCCCGCAGGTGAAGCTGGAGGTCCTGCGCTCGGGCAGTACCGAGCTGGAGCGCCGCATCTTCGCGGAGATGGAGACCGGTGGCATCCGGGCGGATGTCCTGTGGCTTGCCGACGCGCCTGTGTTCATCACCCTGCGGGAGAAGGGCCAGCTGCTGCCCTACCGGTCGCCGGAGGCGCGGATGATCCCGGCGGCGTGGAAGGACCCCCAGGGATTCTTCACTGCAGGGCGGCTGATCAACATGATCATCGCCGCCAATACCACGCTGATTCCCGAGCGCGTCGCGCCCAAACGCTGGGCCGACTTCCCCCGGTACGGGAAGACCGCCGCCATGCCCAATCCGTTCTTCTCGGGTTCGGTGTTTGTGGTGGTAGCGACCTTTGTCAAGGAGTACGGATGGGACTGGTTCGAGCGGGCTCGCCGGGAAGGCGTTCAGGTCTTGCGTGGCAACTCCGAAGTGGCTCGGGCGCTGGCCGCCCGCGAGTTTGGCGTGGGCATGACCCTGGACTTCATCGCCTACGGGATGATCCGGGACGGGGCGCCGCTGGCCATCATCTGGCCCGAAGAGGGCGCGGTGAGCGTCCCCAGTCCTCTGGCCATCACCAGAAGCGCCAAGAACCCGGAGGGTGCCAAGCAGTTCATCGACTTCGTGCTCTCCAGGGACGGCCAGCGGGCGCTGGTGGAACTGGGGATTATCCCTGTGCGCGCCGACGTGGAGCCGCCAAGAGGATTGCCCAGGGCGGCGGAGATCAAGACGCTGCCGGTACCGTTTGAGTGGGCGGCGGCCAACGCGGCGGAGATCCGGAAGAAGTTTGAGGAAATCATGCTGAAGTAG
- a CDS encoding pitrilysin family protein, whose protein sequence is MPRHGGRASRPGLSRRLASLLTLTALAIPVLTAGGAPVAAAQAPPQGAAPLSRHVLPSGLVVLIRENRTADLVAVDVLVRAAPRVEEADEGGAAFFVREVLFRGTARRSAADIATGLEAVGGSLSALTSFDYTELAAVAPTAATDAALDLLADLVTDARFDPADVEAQRRISLARLRARADQPAARAFDLALAALYPLHPYGKGLLGSAETVSALSRDRLTAFYRTFYTAPNMVVSLAGNLPAEVALRKVEQAFARLRRQPPPHRVRLLRVVEGALAPRPAQRREVREVRQTAQASIVVAYLGVPAGHRDWAALRALSAILGEGLSSRLFVEIREKRGLAYAVGSSFSTLAGPAPILLSAGTDPANETRVVEALLGEAARLGEAAAAPGEMDRARQRIIGVHAIDHEDLRRQAFLPGFYELLGVGYAFDGRIPDLVSRVRAEDVQRAARLYLQHPVVAVVAPPAR, encoded by the coding sequence ATGCCGCGGCATGGTGGCAGGGCTAGCCGCCCGGGCCTGAGCCGAAGGCTGGCGTCGCTTCTGACGCTGACAGCGCTGGCCATACCGGTACTGACGGCAGGGGGCGCGCCGGTTGCAGCGGCTCAGGCGCCGCCGCAGGGGGCGGCTCCCCTCTCCCGCCACGTCCTGCCCAGCGGACTGGTCGTTCTGATCCGGGAGAACCGTACCGCCGACCTGGTGGCGGTGGACGTGCTGGTACGGGCCGCGCCGCGGGTGGAAGAGGCCGACGAGGGCGGGGCCGCTTTCTTCGTGCGGGAGGTGCTGTTTCGGGGCACGGCCCGGCGCAGCGCCGCCGACATCGCCACCGGGCTGGAGGCGGTGGGCGGGTCGCTGAGCGCCCTGACCTCCTTCGACTACACCGAGCTGGCCGCGGTGGCCCCCACGGCGGCCACGGATGCCGCCCTTGACCTCCTGGCCGACCTGGTGACCGACGCGCGCTTCGACCCGGCGGACGTTGAAGCCCAGCGCCGGATCAGTCTGGCCCGCCTGCGGGCGCGGGCCGACCAGCCGGCTGCCCGAGCCTTCGACCTGGCCCTGGCTGCTCTTTACCCTCTGCACCCCTACGGCAAGGGGCTGCTGGGCAGCGCGGAGACGGTCTCCGCCCTCAGCCGCGATCGGCTGACGGCCTTCTACCGGACGTTCTACACCGCGCCCAACATGGTGGTCTCGCTCGCCGGCAACCTCCCGGCGGAGGTGGCCCTGCGCAAGGTCGAGCAGGCCTTCGCCCGACTGCGCCGCCAGCCTCCTCCCCACAGGGTCCGCCTGCTGCGGGTGGTGGAGGGCGCGCTCGCCCCCCGCCCCGCGCAGCGCCGGGAGGTGCGGGAGGTGCGGCAGACCGCACAGGCCTCCATCGTCGTCGCCTACCTGGGAGTGCCGGCCGGGCACCGCGACTGGGCCGCGCTGCGCGCATTGAGCGCCATCCTGGGCGAGGGGCTCTCTTCCCGCCTGTTCGTGGAGATCCGGGAGAAGCGGGGGCTGGCCTACGCGGTGGGTTCCTCCTTCTCCACCCTGGCCGGGCCTGCGCCCATCCTCCTCTCCGCAGGGACGGACCCGGCAAACGAGACCAGGGTGGTGGAGGCGCTGCTGGGCGAGGCCGCCCGGCTGGGGGAGGCGGCCGCTGCGCCGGGGGAGATGGACCGCGCCAGGCAGCGGATCATTGGGGTACATGCCATCGACCACGAGGACCTGCGCCGCCAGGCCTTCCTGCCCGGCTTCTACGAATTGCTGGGGGTGGGGTACGCCTTCGACGGGCGCATCCCCGACCTGGTCTCCCGGGTGAGGGCGGAGGACGTGCAGCGCGCAGCCCGCCTCTACCTGCAACACCCTGTGGTGGCTGTCGTGGCGCCGCCGGCACGGTAG
- a CDS encoding pitrilysin family protein, whose protein sequence is MRRTASILLIFLTALVPAAVAQRGAAATPGTAAPLRLVLDNGLTLIVQENHATEIVTLQAWVKAGSRDESDEINGAAHFVEHMLFKGTRRRRVGQIDREVEALGGILNASTSFDYTQYYIVAASRYFDRVLDIQADALMHSTFDPQEVERERLVVLEELRRRDDSPSARTFDALYATAYTVHPYRRPIAGTLAVIQEMTRDQLFAFYTTHYAPARTTVVVVGDITAEDVARRVRQAYGSWRRQAAPRPPAPPEPALPSVRRATVEADLRAAYLHMGWLGPSARDPDVYATDILLYVLGRGRGSRLVRSVQQEQRLVQQISAGFPTALDPTLFTVFAVTEPENLARAEEAILAEVRAVRDQGVSQEELRRAKTLLEGEDIVANHTTRGLATTLGFYATVADLEFALAYRDRIRRVSAEDVQHAARRFLDPQRYAVVLLQPRRQP, encoded by the coding sequence ATGCGCCGTACCGCGTCCATCCTCCTGATCTTCCTGACGGCTCTGGTTCCGGCGGCGGTCGCCCAGCGTGGAGCGGCCGCCACCCCCGGGACGGCCGCTCCGCTGCGGCTCGTGCTGGACAACGGCCTCACCCTCATTGTCCAGGAGAACCACGCCACCGAGATCGTCACCCTGCAGGCCTGGGTGAAGGCGGGCTCGCGCGACGAGAGCGATGAGATCAATGGCGCCGCCCACTTTGTAGAACACATGCTGTTCAAGGGGACCCGCCGCCGCCGGGTGGGGCAGATCGACCGGGAGGTGGAGGCGCTGGGAGGAATCCTCAACGCCTCCACCTCGTTCGACTACACCCAGTACTACATCGTTGCTGCCAGCCGCTACTTCGACCGCGTCCTGGATATCCAGGCCGATGCGCTGATGCACTCCACCTTCGACCCTCAGGAGGTGGAGCGGGAGCGGTTGGTGGTCCTGGAGGAGCTCAGGCGGCGCGACGACTCTCCCTCCGCCCGCACCTTCGACGCCCTCTACGCCACCGCCTATACGGTGCACCCGTACCGCCGGCCCATCGCCGGGACGCTGGCGGTGATTCAGGAGATGACCCGTGACCAGCTCTTCGCCTTCTACACCACCCACTACGCCCCGGCCAGGACCACCGTGGTGGTGGTGGGCGACATTACCGCAGAGGACGTGGCGCGCCGGGTGCGGCAGGCCTACGGCTCCTGGCGCAGGCAGGCGGCCCCGCGGCCGCCCGCCCCGCCCGAGCCCGCCCTGCCCTCAGTGCGCCGGGCGACGGTGGAGGCCGACCTGCGCGCCGCCTACCTGCACATGGGCTGGCTGGGCCCCTCCGCCCGTGACCCGGACGTCTACGCCACCGACATTCTGCTGTACGTGCTCGGCCGCGGCCGCGGCTCGCGGCTGGTGCGCAGCGTTCAGCAGGAGCAGCGCCTGGTGCAGCAGATCAGCGCGGGCTTCCCCACCGCCCTCGATCCCACCCTTTTCACTGTCTTTGCCGTCACGGAGCCCGAGAACCTGGCCCGGGCGGAAGAGGCCATCCTGGCGGAGGTCCGCGCCGTCCGTGACCAGGGGGTTAGCCAGGAGGAGCTGCGCCGGGCGAAGACCCTGCTGGAGGGCGAGGACATCGTGGCCAACCACACCACCCGAGGCCTGGCCACCACGCTCGGCTTCTACGCCACCGTCGCCGACCTGGAGTTCGCCCTCGCCTACCGCGATCGCATCCGCCGGGTCAGCGCCGAGGACGTGCAGCACGCCGCCAGACGGTTCCTCGATCCACAGCGCTACGCTGTGGTGCTGCTGCAACCGCGGAGACAGCCGTGA
- a CDS encoding MurR/RpiR family transcriptional regulator has translation MNPGLLQRIDQHYQHLSPAHRRVAEFLLSSYDQAALLTSAQLGQRAGVSESAVIRFAQQLGYPGYPELRDSLADLLRSRTAHVARMEQALGTLRRVQDPLQRVLEQDRVALDELCRTCSPRLIESVARRIRRARTVYVMGLGISRSLASFLEFRLRRMGIDVRPILYGGSEAWERLPSIGRGDLLVAIGFFRGYRDIVLGMRYARARGARTVVITDTADSPLVPEADVMLVARRGDLAVINSLVVPMALLNLLTIAVALQDVGRSMASLQEWDRLRQQLEGPLERPRLAPRHGRTTKSGKGRSTLKMLGGGGE, from the coding sequence GTGAACCCCGGTTTGCTGCAGCGGATTGACCAGCACTACCAGCACCTCTCCCCTGCCCACCGCCGTGTAGCGGAGTTCCTCCTCAGCTCCTACGACCAGGCTGCACTGCTGACCTCGGCGCAGCTGGGACAGCGCGCAGGCGTCAGTGAGTCCGCCGTCATCCGTTTTGCCCAGCAGTTGGGCTATCCCGGGTACCCGGAACTGCGCGATTCCCTGGCCGACCTGCTGCGGAGCCGCACGGCGCACGTGGCCCGGATGGAACAGGCCCTGGGGACCCTGCGCCGCGTTCAGGACCCGCTGCAGCGGGTCCTGGAGCAGGATCGGGTTGCCCTTGACGAGTTGTGCCGCACCTGCTCTCCTCGCCTGATCGAGTCCGTGGCCCGGCGGATCCGCCGCGCCCGCACCGTTTACGTGATGGGTCTGGGAATATCCCGGTCCCTGGCCTCCTTCCTGGAGTTCCGCCTCCGCCGCATGGGTATCGACGTCCGCCCGATCCTGTACGGTGGCTCGGAAGCCTGGGAGCGGCTTCCCTCCATCGGACGCGGCGACCTGCTGGTGGCCATTGGGTTCTTCCGGGGATACCGGGACATCGTGCTGGGGATGCGGTATGCCCGGGCCCGCGGCGCGCGGACCGTGGTCATCACCGATACGGCCGATTCTCCCCTGGTGCCCGAAGCCGATGTGATGCTCGTCGCCCGAAGAGGCGATCTGGCCGTGATCAACTCCCTGGTGGTGCCCATGGCACTGCTCAACCTGCTGACCATAGCGGTGGCGCTGCAGGATGTGGGCCGATCGATGGCATCACTGCAGGAGTGGGACCGGCTGCGGCAGCAGCTGGAGGGACCGCTGGAGCGGCCGCGCCTGGCACCCCGGCACGGCCGCACCACGAAGAGCGGGAAGGGTAGAAGCACACTGAAGATGCTGGGAGGGGGAGGGGAATGA